From the genome of Brachyhypopomus gauderio isolate BG-103 chromosome 20, BGAUD_0.2, whole genome shotgun sequence, one region includes:
- the LOC143484673 gene encoding indolethylamine N-methyltransferase-like, giving the protein MEEGARFTEGDFYQAHFDARAYINNFYSSPQGHADEKKYLSFILGCLSKTFSTGKYKGQRLIEVGSGPTIHTIISACEYFQEIVLSDFTDNNRQEIVKWLKKETGCFDWNPIIQHVCAIEGKSPSDVEVKLRQRVKEVLKCDVRLENPFHPHNLGPAECVITSLCLEAACKDLQTYRNALRGVAALVRPGGILVMIGVLEETFYYINETRFSCLHLSKSSIENILEDLGFTVHEVNINPAEDRENTTISDFAAVLYLVALKSM; this is encoded by the exons ATGGAGGAAGGCGCTCGTTTTACTGAGGGGGATTTTTATCAGGCCCATTTTGATGCTAGGGCATATATCAACAACTTTTATTCATCTCCACAAGGCCACGCAGATGAGAAAAAATATCTTTCTTTCATCTTAGGATGTTTAAGCAAGACATTTTCGACAG GAAAATACAAAGGCCAAAGACTCATTGAAGTTGGGTCCGGACCGACAATTCACACCATAATAAGTGCTTGCGAATACTTCCAGGAGATTGTGCTATCAGATTTTACTGACAACAATCGCCAAGAAATTGTGAAATGGTTGAAAAAAGAGACAGGGTGTTTCGACTGGAACCCTATCATTCAACATGTCTGTGCGATCGAGGGGAAAAG CCCATCCGATGTGGAAGTGAAACTAAGACAGCGGGTGAAAGAAGTGCTGAAATGTGATGTCCGCTTGGAAAACCCTTTCCATCCTCACAACCTTGGACCAGCCGAGTGCGTGATAACGTCTCTGTGTCTTGAAGCAGCATGCAAAGACCTACAGACTTACAGAAATGCACTTCGTGGAGTAGCGGCGCTGGTGCGCCCTGGTGGAATTCTTGTGATGATTGGTGTTTTAGAAGAGACTTTCTACTACATCAATGAAACACGCTTCTCTTGCCTACACCTAAGTAAGTCAAGCATTGAAAATATACTGGAAGACTTGGGTTTTACTGTCCACGAAGTCAACATTAATCCTGCGGAAGACCGAGAAAACACCACCATATCTGATTTTGCAGCTGTTCTTTATCTAGTCGCCCTGAAATCTATGTAA